In Helianthus annuus cultivar XRQ/B chromosome 3, HanXRQr2.0-SUNRISE, whole genome shotgun sequence, a single window of DNA contains:
- the LOC110931371 gene encoding transmembrane 9 superfamily member 10, with product MEVKANKLTSNKTQISLSYYSIPYCRPHQIVNSVQNLGEILRGDRIQNSLYQFEMGHDTRSEIVCLMTLNEKTIKEFKEKIDDGYRANMILDHLPLVVPVTTNDNDSEPIYQLGYLVGYKTKDEKYFINNHLSFIVSYHQNSITHARRIVGFEAEAFSINYYQQCDTYYCPQGIDDKNEIFFTVGVLFEESDIKWESRWDPYLLIDDDQIHWFPILNSLMNVLIVLAGVAAGMSATLYRTISNYNQPGSLEEAHEATGWQLVHTDVFRPPVNSELLCVSVGTGFQIFGMIVLTVIFGSLGFISTSNTGGLMTDVILLWAVLGFDGGFSMARLYKTFQGSEWIKTTLKTASMFPGLVFCIVVVLNVVKWSDGSWGPLPLHDMFVFAVLWFAVSLPLVFLGSYIGFKLPEIKAPVITNEIPREIPEQKSSFFLIMMGGIIPFVVVFNVLFPTLTFITSPKFYYIFGLVLVVLIMTSVEVTILLCYIQLCREDYLWWWRSYLTAGSSAFYLFIYATFYYFTKLNITELVPSVLYFGYMLIACLVLFVLTGTIGFWACFILTHLLYSSVKIV from the exons ATGGAAGTAAAAGCAAACAAATTGACTTCTAACAAAACTCAGATCTCGTTATCTTACTACTCTATTCCGTACTGTCGCCCTCATCAAATAGTTAATAGTGTCCAGAATCTTGGGGAAATTCTTCGTGGCGATCGCATACAAAATTCTCTCTATCAG TTTGAAATGGGACATGACACGAGGAGTGAGATTGTTTGTTTAATGACGCTTAATGAGAAAACCATAAAAGAATTCAAGGAGAAGATCGATGATGGGTATCGAGCGAACAT GATATTGGACCATTTACCTTTGGTTGTTCCGGTAACAACAAATGACAATGACTCTGAACCCATATATCAACTGGGATATTTAGTCGGTTATAAG ACCAAGGATGAGAAATATTTTATCAACAACCACTTATCATTCATAGTCAGCTACCACCAAAATTCAATAACACATGCTAGAAGAATTGTCGGGTTTGAAGCTGAAGCTTTCAG TATTAACTATTACCAACAATGTGACACGTATTACTGTCCACAAGGAATTGATGACAAGAATGAGATCTTCTTCACTGTTGGTGTTCTGTTCGAG GAGAGTGACATTAAGTGGGAATCAAGATGGGACCCTTATCTTCTTATCGATGATGATCAAATTCACTGGTTTCCAATCCTGAACTCACTTATGAATGTACTTATTGTATTAGCTGGGGTGGCTGCAGGCATGTCAGCAACACTTTACCGCACCATTTCTAACTACAACCAACCAGGAAGCCTAGAAGAGGCTCATGAAGCAACAGGTTGGCAACTCGTCCACACGGACGTGTTCCGTCCTCCTGTCAACTCAGAATTACTCTGTGTTTCTGTCGGAACAGGTTTCCAGATTTTCGGTATGATTGTACTCACCGTAATATTCGGGTCCCTTGGGTTTATTTCTACCTCAAATACGGGCGGGCTAATGACCGACGTCATTCTCCTTTGGGCCGTATTGGGATTCGATGGCGGGTTCTCCATGGCCCGTCTTTACAAAACATTCCAAGGATCCGAATGGATAAAAACCACCTTAAAAACAGCAAGCATGTTCCCGGGACTAGTTTTTTGCATAGTTGTTGTACTAAATGTTGTAAAGTGGAGTGATGGATCTTGGGGACCCTTACCATTACATGACATGTTTGTTTTCGCGGTTTTATGGTTCGCTGTTTCGCTCCCCCTCGTGTTCCTCGGCAGTTACATTGGCTTCAAACTACCAGAAATCAAAGCTCCTGTAATAACCAATGAAATCCCTAGGGAAATCCCAGAACAAAAGAGCTCGTTTTTCTTGATCATGATGGGTGGAATAATACCATTTGTTGTGGTATTCAATGTGCTTTTTCCCACGCTCACGTTTATTACTTCACCTAAGTTCTACTACATATTTGGTTTAGTGTTGGTCGTTTTGATCATGACAAGTGTCGAGGTCACAATCTTGTTATGTTATATTCAGTTGTGTCGTGAAGATTACTTGTGGTGGTGGCGATCGTACCTAACAGCGGGTTCTTCGGCTTTTTATCTGTTCATATATGCAACATTCTATTACTTCACGAAACTTAACATCACGGAGCTTGTGCCGAGTGTTTTGTATTTCGGGTATATGTTGATTGCTTGTTTAGTGCTTTTCGTGTTAACAGGTACGATCGGTTTCTGGGCATGTTTTATACTCACTCACCTTCTTTACTCTTCAGTGAAGATAGTTTAG